A single window of Ovis canadensis isolate MfBH-ARS-UI-01 breed Bighorn chromosome 15, ARS-UI_OviCan_v2, whole genome shotgun sequence DNA harbors:
- the CD3E gene encoding T-cell surface glycoprotein CD3 epsilon chain isoform X1, with amino-acid sequence MQSGNLWQVLGLCLLLVGAWAQDDTEQNPYEVSISGNSVELTCPKDFENGIQWKRNNEQMKGHNEKYLLLDNFSEMENSGYYQCLATEGNTEAAHTLYLKARVCKNCMEVNLLEVATIIVVDICVTLGLLLLVYYWSKSRKAKATPMTRGAGAGGRPRGQNRERPPPVPNPDYEPIRKGQRDLYAGLNQRGV; translated from the exons ATGCAGTCGGGGAACCTCTGGCAAGTTCTGGGACTCTGCCTCTTATTAG ttGGTGCTTGGGCACAAG atgatACTGAACAGAATC CATATGAAGTCTCCATCTCTGGAAACTCTGTTGAGCTGACGTGCCCTAAAGATTTTGAAAATGgaatacaatggaaaagaaataatgaacaaatgaaaggTCACAATGAGAAATACCTGTTACTGGATAATTTTTCAGAAATGGAGAACAGTGGTTATTATCAGTGCCTCGCAACCGAAGGCAACACAGAGGCGGCACATACGCTGTACCTGAAAGCAAGAG TGTGTAAGAACTGTATGGAGGTGAATCTGTTGGAGGTGGCCACAATCATCGTGGTTGACATCTGTGTCACTCTGGGCTTGCTGCTGCTGGTGTATTACTGGAGCAAGAGCCGAAAGGCCAAGGCCACGCCTATGACGAGAGGAGCAGGTGCTGGCGGCAGGCCCCGGG GACAAAACAGAGAGAGGCCACCCCCTGTACCCAACCCAGACTATGAG CCCATCCGGAAAGGCCAGCGGGACCTGTATGCTGGCTTGAATCAGAGAGGCGTCTGA
- the CD3E gene encoding T-cell surface glycoprotein CD3 epsilon chain isoform X2, translated as MAYEVSISGNSVELTCPKDFENGIQWKRNNEQMKGHNEKYLLLDNFSEMENSGYYQCLATEGNTEAAHTLYLKARVCKNCMEVNLLEVATIIVVDICVTLGLLLLVYYWSKSRKAKATPMTRGAGAGGRPRGQNRERPPPVPNPDYEPIRKGQRDLYAGLNQRGV; from the exons ATGG CATATGAAGTCTCCATCTCTGGAAACTCTGTTGAGCTGACGTGCCCTAAAGATTTTGAAAATGgaatacaatggaaaagaaataatgaacaaatgaaaggTCACAATGAGAAATACCTGTTACTGGATAATTTTTCAGAAATGGAGAACAGTGGTTATTATCAGTGCCTCGCAACCGAAGGCAACACAGAGGCGGCACATACGCTGTACCTGAAAGCAAGAG TGTGTAAGAACTGTATGGAGGTGAATCTGTTGGAGGTGGCCACAATCATCGTGGTTGACATCTGTGTCACTCTGGGCTTGCTGCTGCTGGTGTATTACTGGAGCAAGAGCCGAAAGGCCAAGGCCACGCCTATGACGAGAGGAGCAGGTGCTGGCGGCAGGCCCCGGG GACAAAACAGAGAGAGGCCACCCCCTGTACCCAACCCAGACTATGAG CCCATCCGGAAAGGCCAGCGGGACCTGTATGCTGGCTTGAATCAGAGAGGCGTCTGA